TCACCACTCGCTCAACATTCTTAATACTTATTTCAACATTCTTCTGTGATTCTTAACCgatattatttttgaaaaaagCATGGGAAAACCgagtaaaaagaaaaaaaacacagAAACAACATGTTGAATTAGACGAgtaaaaatgaagaaaaagaaagaaaagaaaaataaaacaaaaccAGAAAAGAAAGTAAACATGGCAAAACCCTGCTCATTTTGCTTCTAGTTGGCCTTGCTCTCCATAGTGTGCAACAAGTAGAGTGCGTCGCAGCGTCTAGCAGCGCTGGAAGCAACTAGTCAATCCTAGGATCGAAGCCCCGTTgttttttttctgaaaaatttGCTATAGTGGGCTCGCCTGATTCGTAGCGCTCGACGCGAGAATCCCACCTCGTCTCGCGTAATGCGAGGAATAGGGGCGCCCCTATTTTTCTCTTAATAAAGTTGGTACAATTATAGGTGGCCATTATTTTTtaattatatatatttatatatttCAGGTTTCTTTATATAACACAGATTACATCGGACCCACATGTGGGCCTAACAAGGGCACACATGATACATTTGTGACTGCCTAGATGTTTTTTAGGGGGACTGTCTAGATGTTGTATAAGGAAAAAACTAGGCCGATCTGATCGATCCATGACGGTTTCAGTGACAATCCCTCTTCTTCCGTCATAATGGGGCTACCGATTTGGGGGCCATCTTCATGTTGCTGATATGTGACGATTTCTGCGACAGTTCTTTGGAACGTCACCAAAAATCCGTCATGGATTAACAGGTTTTTTGTAGTGCCACCTGCTCAATAGCCCCCCCCCCTCACCATCACAACGGTGCTGCCCCTGTTCGCGCTGCTCGGCGGAGTCCTGTGAAGAGTTTGAGCCACGGGCCTCCTGCCCGCACCTCTCCCCCAGCTCGCCAGGGACAACCGGAAGAGAaggatgtaacatcccaaattttcaatttggaatgttatacatagatcatcattgcatatcatattttttatttcatttgacaaatcctcgataaatcctaagcaactcaaggaccctcggagagagttggggattttcttgatttttcatatttgattttcatcaaataataaaacgaggattttggttttaattattttctctccggaaaaatattccatttaaaaataaatgagaggagaaaatatgacttctccaaaacaatggaaataacggaggaaaaatattaagatcatatattggattttattctgattttatttgcaattttaattacattaaaaaattgcatgttttcaaaactgcattattgtgtcaaaaaaatgttcaccctgttctaattattttaactagacggggaaaatttgttttatcttttttggatttttatttatttttctacgaatgtTTCTCGGCGGAATGTTTAAAAAAAAcgcgcgccgcgcccgaccgggccgaggcccagacgagcggccggcccagccgcgcgTCTCCTCCGCGAGCATGCCGCCCGCCCCCGCCGTGTCGGCCtcggacaccgccgccgccgcctttgcccctcctccaagcaggcCCCCCCTCCATATaaacccccgccgccgccccgcacccgcagccgcgcccgccctcgccggagctcgaggagccgccgccccgctcgccaaaccccaccgccggagccgcccctcgccgcgcccgagccccgccgcaccccgccgccctcgccggagcccagccgagccccgccggagtcccgccccgacgaggtatcaCCTCACCGTCGATTGCcggtttatttaaaaaaaacgttcgttgtttttttaaataaaaaccctagatcgttttatttcttcggttttgttatttagtgaacgttcaccgacccgttcgttttaacgaacgtgttcgtcagattttctctgttaacgaacgtccgttctttaaccgttcgtcagtttttctttttcgtcggatttttccgcgattatctcagatctcgatttctgatcggatcttcgtttctgtttaacttttcgctcgtttatcggaatcaggcgattcaagcgcctagagtttcgtctcgaaattctctttccgtttaacctactcaaacaagtttttgctactgtaaaatttgacctagatccagattagtaaacgaagcttgtttctttcgccttttgactttcgttgcttcgttcgagctgattctttttgcaaaccggagttcttaagttgaactttctggttggatctttcattcgagttttacctgtgcattagataagtacttattgtttgcttgtttgtttgcgatagagtacccggagtgtgccgcttgttacttcgaatcgctaggtttcgcggatcatcagcaaggcaagtaacactttgatcatacccttccatacccagtttttattgcattagatcaatcctcaaacattgcatggttaggatctaattaaattgtgggtattgggaagtagttgaggtagtacctattacctgttttatttatcaaacccttgggagttacttctacgttgctattatattgccatgctatgctcgtagacgtggattgggtttgagtgaaattcatgacagatgtgagattgttaataatggtttacttaaggtggcaactaaaactcacatctgggtggattgaggcacctggagaatccagtgttgtcggtttgtataaggaccgccacccaggctcaaagggatcataagattattcatgctagaaacttccgtgtgcagccacaagctattatgggctctagcatagttgagtaggttacatgatctcttgaagaggtgggctagcagatgtaggggaaagtaggtgtaactgtccatccggagtaaagagtgattgtttctgaaagactgtgtctcgatcatccgtttctcaaacatcatgtagtgcgagaatcaagcggaggcgatcgagtcttgtggggaaaagtgcgcaaacctctgcagagtgtacaaactaatcatggttagccgtgtccccggttatggacaatttgagtatctagtacctggattatcatttgaatctcatcaccatgttacttttaattaattttgttgggttaatgatgattttttttattgggattgagatgttgtcaaccatctcaatgtttaataaccaccatgatagttaaataaaatttattcctttgcagtagggaaaaattggcttttcgcaaaaactttaagcatagagctttccaccagccatatatgcatgtagtatagcattattatgttcattattctccatgtgttattttgccagcatattccatgtgctgacccgtttcgggctgcaacgtttcatgttgcagacttttcagacgacgagtaaggtgccttaggtcgtggtcttatactcagtgatgccgttggagttgatggactcacttatcttccaagtcttccgctgttatcgtatttagatggccttaagccatatttatcatacttattctctttggagatattcgatgtaataagtgtgtgattgctactctgttataaatcctctgtttgtactgtgcgtgtcagcattactgatccagggatgacactggtgcacagcagcacagaccatttgaggtctggtcgctataAAGGAGCACCTCGGACCTCCTGTCCAGGCGCCCCTCCCGAGAAGGTCAAGCCCGGCGCATGTGAGCGGGCGCTATGGGCCTCCtgcccacgcccccccccccccccacacacacacacacacacacactcgcggCCAGCTCGCAAGTGCCCGCCGGACCACCTGGCGTGGTCATCCTCAGGGTCCTCAAACCCACCGTGACGGGGCCATTGTCAGAAATGTGTTGTGTCACCTGTGCTGCCGGCTAGTAGGTTGTGAGTTTGAATAATGATTACcatcatatttgattttttttttgcacCAAATATACATTTGTGGGGAAAAAAGTGTCCTAGCTGAGATTCAAACCGCGACCAGCACCCTGTTAGGCTATGGATTAACCATCAGGCTAGATATGTAATTCCGTTAATCCTGTGCTACGCGTTCTTTTATCTATCTGTTTaaatttaaaattatttgaattcaaACAAAAATTGCGTTGATTTGTATgaaacaatttttgaaaattttgaaatttCGACCATTTCAAGAGTGAGTGAAATTTTACCCAAAAAGGCTTGCGCCccactttataaataaagcaaccaCCGAGCACAAGATCCAACAAAGTACTGACAAGCGAACACACACACGGCCACCGCAGGCAAGGTCTAACAGACGAACACACAAACACCAAATGGGTTCAGCTGTGGGTACAGCACAACACGCCCAACACACACACGCGGCGGCGACGAGGCGGGGGAGATCtaatccggctgggcggcggAGCCAACCGGAGAGCCATCGCGAAACCTTGTAAACCTTGTAAACCAAACTAATTAAAGCTACTCACACAAGACTTTAAGCATTTACTTAATCTCAGTGATCAAGAAAATCTAATGGAGACTCGTTGTGCAAGATCCAACGCGCTACATTGCGCTCGAAATCGGATTGCAGGGACTTAACGCTGTCCAGCCCACGCTCGCTGCACCGATGGATGGCGCAGTACTCGTCCTCCCTGGAGGATAGCCAGGGAGCGTTCGTTCCTTCTGATTTTCGTTCACTAGTTATCTCCATGCATGACTATGTTCAGTGAGAACGACAAAATCCAACACATCTGCTTAAGTAAGAGATAGTTGGAAGTATCACACCACGCATAATATGTGTTCACCAAGTCCTCCCAGACGCATAGGCGCTTCATATAATTCTCAACTTCCATCACTGTAGGAAGGGGCTACTCCGCTCCTGGAAACAATGGAAGCAGTTTCGGCTCGCCGTGGCAGCAGCGGCACATTCCCGACGGAAGCAGGTAGAACCTCCCCTCCTTGATGGCCTTCTCCTCTTCAGCGTCCACCGTCTCCACCTCCACGTCTTCAGCGAGCATTGACGCCGATGTCATCGGGAACAGTGTGTTCACCTTCACCGCCTTGTTGGAGATGCACAGGCCCGGCATGTCCGACAACAGTGGTAGCGGGTGCGTATATGGCGACACGATGCCGGCCGCGCGTGGCACCGGTGGCGGCGGTGGCTGCTGCACGGTGGCACCATAGCGACGGGCCACGGTATTTCCGGCCGCCGGCTGGCCGGTGAGACGCTGCACCACCTCCTTGAACGTCGACGTGGTGGCACGCACGAATATTGTAGCCGGCGGGACCTCCGTGTACACCCGGGGAGCCGGTGTCCTGGGGTTGCGCTCCATTGCAGCTTACGACGTAATTAAGCCCGCACTTCACGGGGGAAGACTGCGCAACAGACAAGACTTTGTCAGGGTTTAACATAAGTTCAATTACAATCAAATCCTAAACGAAAATTGAGATGTATACCAAAACGTCGACAGTGATAGCATTTAGATTTTTCAAAAAGTGATAACATTTAGATGTTGATCATGTGGTTACTTGCTAACTAAAGGAAAGGGGGAACAGAAAGATGAAATAAGCCAAAAGAACACGAGCTCACTTCGCTGGGGAAGTGAATGCATGTACAGCTCCACTAACAGGGTTTTAGTTAACCCCTTACAGCTTTCTTTCAAAAAATAGATACTAAGAACTAAGACAAACACTTTTTTCTAACCAGACCTGGATAAATGAAAAGGCTACACATTCTGAAGTCGAGCCGCTAGCTAATACTCCGATTTATTAAATAAATGGAAAAGCTACACATTCTGAAGTCCACGAAGCCAAAAACACACTAAAATTCGCTACTTTAATAATTGTGCTATGCTTAATTTTCATCTTGCGGACTCGCGGATGCCGTCCGTCTGCATGCATTGCACCCAAACTACTTGCACTTTATTTTGGGGGAAAATAAAGCAAAATGAAAAACAAATTCATATACAAAGCATTATGCTCACAAAAAGAGTATTTGGTGATAAAACATATGCTAGTTTATGTCACTCATAATGCTTTGTATCTGCTTGCTACATTTTGAGATAATAAAGCACCCTTTATAGAAAAAAGTTTATGTTCTACATTGAAAAACACAAGATTCGGTGTCTAGAATAGCAATTTATTGCTTTGAATTTGTTCTCACGTATTTAGTGTCTCTTTTCAAACGTGCATTTGATACACCTAAGGTACTTGTACTCTTTAGTATATACTCCCTCcgccccataatataagagcgttttttacaccAAAATGTTCATATATTATGAGGCGGAGGGAATAAAAAATTAGAAGTGCACTTTAACGTTTCCAAAAAGAAACTAATTCAGTCATGTACACATGTACCAGTGATTTTTAGTGAGAAAACATGCTAATTGTGTTCTCTCTCGAACTAGGCTTTCGCCCCAGCTGTTTGCTAATTGTGTTCTTCAGTAAAAGAACACAAGAATGCGTGTCTAGAATAACAACTTTGTTGTGTTGAATTTATTCTTTTTTCCACATAAGACAAGCATGCATATTTTCATAGTCCCTCCTTTTTCTACTACATATTGGGTCTTGCTAGGACAAGCCTTTGACCAACAATTACTCTATGGTATGTATTTTATGTGACATAAAATTGACGCTGTTAGATTCGtattccaaaatactttttttaTGATTATGATTTGTATCACAAAAGTTTACATATTGATAGTGTAATTGTTGGTCAAAGGCTTCGTCCTAACGAGACTAATATGCAGAGTAAGGAAAAAAGAAGGTACCAAGAGCACATGCCCCAGGACACTTACTAGCTACCGTTCTTTTTTGCTCAAACCCCCAAGGATATGAAATATGCATGTTGGATTATGCCTAGCTTATATCTTAGTGTTAAATGTATATTGACTGATCCATTACTAAAGGATAATCTGCATAGTTCATTTATAGTGCAACTATTTAGTAAGAATATAAATAAAAATTTCTTTTGTATTTTCCGTATAGATGTAGTTAAGCATTTTATGTAGGTACAACACTAGCTACCTAGCGTGCCGTGGGGCAGAAACTGACACGGCAGCTCCAATATAACTGGTCAAATCAACATCAATGTATATGCATGTACAGGTTTAAAATCATGTATTAAGTACCGGATGACACAAGATGTTTCATGCTTCTTGTTAGCAAAGGAGGAAACTGGAAAACTGTCATTTAAACCCTAAACAATCGAATTCACTTTGCTTTAAGTAAAGATATCTAGGAGTGCGCACTTCTTTTCTAAAGAAAATAAGCCGTGATATATATAATCACGAGGATGATGATTGTATGATGTGAAATATTTCAACAATTGTAATGGACAAATACTACAGGAGACCACATCAAttaaaatgaaaaataaaatgaaaatatTGTGATACAGAAGGAATATAATGTGATATTATTGCTTAGTGTATATGTATGCAGGGAAAGATAATGAACATTCTGAAGCCATCTCCTCGAAAAACATTTAGCTAGCTAAAAGAAAACTCTAATACCATGGCATAAAGGTAGATATTAAGTTAGGTAACAGTATAGAAGATATCAGACAAAGTTCATGTGTAATTATTCTGATCACATGTCCGAAGAAAACAGTGCCTTTCTAGCTTTGCTCCATTATATATGGTTGGAGTTTGACTTTCTTTTATATTGAATAGATCATTACATATTCTGCTGGGAAAAATAGAATAGATTATTGCATATGTTTGAGCATGTAGGTAAAATATTGTAAATAATTATATTGTAGATTTAGTTATCATGAAAAACATATAACACCATTTTTACCTAActtcatactccctccattcctaaatataagtgtctttgtagagattccactatagaccacatacggatgtatgtagatgcattttagagtataaattcaatcattttgctccgtatgtagttcatagtgaaatctctacaaagacttatatttaggaacggagggagtactatttagATAGAAATTTGGATATATATTTTTTGCAGCGTCATACTGCTTTATGGAATAGAGGATATTTTTGAAATGAAATTGGAATCCAGTTCTCGTTACACATCTAAGCTATGTTTTCGAAATGTACCACAAATCAGGACAACTAAACTTTGAGAAACAAAGGGAACGTTCTATGATACATAACACCACATATGAAAGATCGATGAGGCTAAAGAACTCAGTTTCTTTTTGAACAATAAATTAAATAATACGAGACAACCAAGGGATAGTTCGGTCGGGtcgttatttggaacgtggctgGATGGGATAGAGTCCGGTACAGCTAGACACATTCGTGTAGGAGTTTGTGCGTTGTTATGGGCAatttggaactgcagaaatgatttggcttTTAACAGAATAACTactattcattttttgcaggttgtaTTCCGAGCTACGgcgttgatccgtatgtggtccctactcactccgacggaggccagggagcgtttggttactggatctgtccggtgggagatggtagcgcgggatatattcaaccggtttggatggcggtcatgtaataggattgGCAATTAGTTTCCATACCTAGTTTtctgccagccggttgtggcttgATGGCCTTTTTTGTATTTTAGTGTCGACGTCTATGTGAGCTCGACGTAGTTTTCTTTTACGACTTTTCCGACATTGTGGAACCTATTTTATTTATCTATATGGCCGTATGCATCCacctgatgcagaggccggggaatcaccccttttccaaaaaaaaaaacgAGACAACCAAGGAACTTTTGAAGAACTCAAATAATTGTCCTATAAGTATTGATAAAAACAAAGAACTTATGAAGCACTAAAAAAAAGATAGAGGCACGGTAAATTTCCAAGTATTTACAACAGTAAACAGTAAGGCCAGTCTACCGAAAATTATCAAAGTCATCAATAACAAAGTGTCCCATGTTACCTCCTGTAGTCTTGAACCCTAGAATCTCTGCAAAATTCTCGGCACCTCTGTTACCTGTGAAATTCAAAGAAAAGCCGCAAGCATGTGAAAAAAACTGCAGTAAAAAGACATTATGTTTGACAACATACAGAAGCACACATACAAGAGCTAAGAATGGTACTTAACTAGATATGTTATACTTCTTGAGTCTTTTGAGGAACACACAAGTTCTGAACTATGAAGCCTGGCATACAATATTACATGCGGTAATTTTAGAGAGGCTATAAAAGGCCATCCTGGACATGACCACAACGACTTTTGCTTTACATGTATGTGTTCCTCCGTGTTTCTCAATAGAAATTACTAAAAGTTCATTATTTTTGTGTAGCTGATTTGGATGAAATACATTTACTGGGAACTTCCTGATGCTCTAATGCATCATCCATGGCTATGTACCCGTGAAGAAGGCATGGGTCAATATTTAACTTTGTTTAGTGCAAATAGTTAGCCTTTATTGCCTACACGCAATGGAAAGAGTATTCGTTGCCAAGCTATGATCAAACGATGGGCCTAAGAatctttgatttttttttaaagaaTACATATTCTTTGCCTGCAAAGAAAGAAAAATACTGTGTGGGTCTCTAACTCTATTGCACACTTGATATAGCTCAGAAACTTACCGAGCTTAtactggagtatatatatatatatagacaaaGGTAAGGTCGTACAAATCGATATGTATGTACGTCAGACCAGATTTCTAGTTGAAACATTCTCGCAAAAACAAAAGGGTTTTGGTTGAAACAAAATACAAGAAAGTAATCGGGGAACCTGGCATCAGAAAACTATAGCCGTTGTTGAACTTACGTGTGTGCTTGCCACGAATATTAGTACGTTTTTTTAAGAGATCTATAAGAAGGCGTTCAAGTGGACAAAATCACTACATCTGCAGTATCACCTCAGTTTCAAAAGAAACTACACCTAAAGTACATAGTTAAACAAAAAGGACGCTGGCAGGCATAGAAAAGATAAAGATAAAAACTACTTAACCATGTAAGTAAGTAAGATCATTTCTCTCCAAGCAAAAACTGACCTTGATGATGGAGGTAGAGAGAGATCCTGTGGCTGTTTGCTCAAACAGTCCCCGCTTCCTCTCCTCGGCAACGAAATATGTAGAGGAATAGTACTACAACGAGGTAAATAAAGGCACGTGGAATTAGAAAATTATTAATGGCTGCTAGCTGCCAAGAAGAAGAGATGATTTTTTTAAAGGAAATGTGTAATGGGTGCATTTTCCTTCAAAGTCTGTTTCTTGCTAGATTTGAATCTGTTTTGGAAGGAATGAATGCGGGAGATATAGATGTATCTTTTTGGTTTAAATGCTGTACAATTTAGGAGTCAACGACATATTTGAGTTAGACTTGTCTACCTTGTTCTGATATTGACCGTAATAAAAGACAACATAAAAAAGATCCTCTGATAAACTCAAATGTTAGTACTGAGATTCTTTGAAGTCAACTTCTCTAGCTTCGCTGCACTCATCTTGAGCTTCCTGCTTCTGGTGACTGAAATTGCAGAAGACTAGGCTTTGAAGAGCTGCATGATTCTTCGTTTGAAAACCCATTATCATTGAAAGTATTATGGTTCGGGATACACCCTTCAAAAGACAGGTTGACAAGCCCTTGTTTCAACGTAAAACTAGTCTTTCGTACATGCCATAGAAATACAATGATTTGTGAAGTATAGAAGCGTAGCTCAAAGGTTATGTTCCTTGTGGTGGAACCAACCCACCCAGGTTCAATACCCGGACATGCGATGGGTGTTCCCATTTTCCTTGATTTATTTCAGGCATTCCAGCGTTTCGCGTTCAGTGGGAGACAACGTTCCCGTCGACTATGAGGTGCATGTGacgacatcgtcaatctcaagattTACCAGCTCGGTCTCCCGAatgtgctcataggggtaggggtagggtgtgcgtgcgCGTAATAGATCAAACCTATTTATGTCCCTTGCTTCCATTTATTGAGAAAAGTTTGGTACTTTTATGTGACAAGTGTTCGtggtaagagcatctacaaccggacccCCGTACCCGCCCCAAATGCCCGGATGGGCTGTCTGGTCAGTGCCCGGATGAGTTTTGGCCACCCAACCAAGCTCCCCGTAGCCGGGCCGAACACCCGGGCTGACCGGCACTCTCCATATCCGGCCCAAATCTAGGGCGGATATGGGGAGGCCTGGACGCACCCAGGCACGGCTGCCACGTCGGACTGGCGGATAGGGCCCACACGGGGACACGGAGAGGCCGCTGGTCAGACGGGTGCCTCCTTCGCTCCGCGCCGTGTGGCGTGGCTCTGGCATGCCACCCGAGGGAGGAAGCCGGCTATTTAAGCCGGACAGCGGCAACATAACCCTAAGCCCGCCCCATTTCTTCCTCTTTCTCCTCTCAACCACCGGCATCCACTTCTGTCCATCGTTTGCGATGTCGAGGCGTCGGATCGCCACCTATGCTATGCTCACTTCGGAGCGCCGGGTGCAGCTGCTGGAGCAGATCCAGGCGAGGCGGACTGCTCATTTTGCCGCCGGCCTTCCTCCGGATTTGTCAGAGCTGTGGGAGAAAGAGGAGGAGCTGGCGCCCATGGACGAGGAGGCGGCTTGCCGGATGCGGGCTTCGCCTGGCGGACACGGAAGCAGAGTACGAGGCCGCCCAAGCGATGGAGATAGCGGAGCAGACCGCCATCCTCGAGTCCATCCAGGACGAGGCCTGCATCGAGGCTAATAGGTAGGTCATCCAGCAAGAAGAGACGGCGACGGAGGCCCAATTTGCCGAACTGGACgcagaggcggaggcggaggaggtGCCGGAGCTTCCACGGGCGGAGGAGCTTCTGCACTTGCCTGTCTACCGAGCGCCGGGCACAGAGATCGTCGAAATCACCGATGATGAGTAGTTTTACTTTTACCTATGTAATAGTACATAGGTTTTTATTTGCATATGTATTATGGATTTGAGGTATGAAGTTTGTTTCAGGGTTGTAGAGGACGCTTTTGGTGTGGTGTCCAGTCACGGCGCAACCGCGGGCGTTTGGGGGCCGGCTTTCGGGTATTGCGGTTGTAGATGCTTCAAGTAACAATAATAAGTTCTAACACGGCGACTCGGGCGGAGCCCTCGTCCGCGCCGCCGGGCCGCCCCCTCGCccccctccctcccctcgccgtcgccggaggAGGCTGCCGGGCTAAGCccgggcggcggacggcggcggcggggtcttCCCCTTCCTCTTCCTCTCGTCCGTCGGCGGTAGGAGGCGGTGGCGGATCTGGAGCCTCTGCGACGGCGGCTTCCGTGGTGGTGGCTCGAGCTGGCGGTGCGGCGCGCGGCTTCTGCGGCGGCGTCGACGTGGTCGTGCCTTGCGGTGTGGTTGGAGCCCAGCGACCGCGGTGCTCCCCTCCCCATCCTTCGATGTGACTCCGGCCACATCTGACGGCGGAGGTCTGTGCGTCGCGCGAGGCTGCGGCTTCCCGGCGGCGTCTCTGCCTGCCGGCCATATCGCAGCGAGGCCCGGAGCGAGGTCTCCGATCTGGTCAGGCCCTCCCTTGCCTCTGGATCTGGTGATGTGGGCTCCGGACCAATGGGCCTGGTCAGGCTCCTTTGGTGGTGATGTCGTCGACGGTGGTGGGCTGTGGTTGCCGAGGCGGCAGCCCCGGGTTAGGTGGTGGCGGCTTCGGCCAGGGGGCGGAGCGCTTCTGGACGCGGCGGATCGAGGGGTCCCGTGGCTAGATTGGAGTCGGCCTCGGCAGGGGTGGTGGTTCGTGGGCGGCGGTCGGTGGTGGCGGGTCGGCACATCTCCGGGAGAAATCCTTGCTCCGGTCTTCGTCGgagccggcgacggcggcgcccgCGGTTGCCGCAGTCTTTCTTGGAAGCGTCATCGTGGAGGTGCTCCACCTTCTCCCCAAGGCTTGGGCTCCGGAGGGAAACCTCAGATCCGTTGGATCGGGCGATGGAGGCGTCTTcgcgtcttcctcctccttggGGGCATCGTCTCGGAGCCAGCTACGACTGAGAGTCTGGAGGATGATGGCATCTTCGCCGTCGATGGCGGCATCTTCGCCGCTTGGTTTGCTGAGGCTGAGGCGGGGCACTGGTTTTTGTTTGGCAACGATGTTGGCGTTGAGAGGAGCTTGGGTCACGGCGTGGTCTTCGGTAGTCGGTTCTTCCCGTCGTGTCCGAGGTGCTCTTCCGTGGTTGCTGGGTTGCTTTGAAGTCGGAGCTGCGTTGGAGCGAGTCCAGTGGTGACGATGACAGACATTCGGTGGCTGGTGGGCATGGTCGGCGCAAGTCCTGCTTATTTCCCTTGTGTTGCTCGTCGTCAAAGCGGAGCTGTCGGTTGCTTGCGCGTGTGGCCATCTGTTGGCATGTGCCGTCGTGGCGTGTTCCATGTCGGTGGCCAGGTTGACCGGTGGTGCCCATGTCATGTGGGTTGTGATGTATCGGTTTTAGCCC
This genomic window from Aegilops tauschii subsp. strangulata cultivar AL8/78 chromosome 4, Aet v6.0, whole genome shotgun sequence contains:
- the LOC109762783 gene encoding VQ motif-containing protein 31-like; this encodes MERNPRTPAPRVYTEVPPATIFVRATTSTFKEVVQRLTGQPAAGNTVARRYGATVQQPPPPPVPRAAGIVSPYTHPLPLLSDMPGLCISNKAVKVNTLFPMTSASMLAEDVEVETVDAEEEKAIKEGRFYLLPSGMCRCCHGEPKLLPLFPGAE